One window from the genome of Spirochaetaceae bacterium encodes:
- a CDS encoding sugar ABC transporter permease: MANNQSTATRPAVTSAPPLNAKWRKITVNWQLYLLCVLPIAWLIIFMYIPMYGNLIAFKRYVPTLGVLGSPWVGFDNFIRFFKSYRFFQVLWNTFYLSFYDLLVGFPIPIALALVLHYMPIARYKKTVQMVTYAPHFISTVVMVGIIFKLGSQRIGLVNVLLAGLGLPEVNFLGSSQLFGHVFVWTNVWQQMGWGTIIYLAALSAVDPELHESATVDGASIWQRMRHIDIPGILPTVIILLILRAGMILQVGFEKVFLLQNNLNIEASEVIQTYVYKIGIASRNPNFHYATAIGLFQNVVMFLMLIAVNRIARRVSDTSLW; encoded by the coding sequence ATGGCAAACAACCAGTCGACCGCAACCAGGCCCGCGGTCACGAGCGCACCGCCGCTGAACGCCAAGTGGCGCAAGATCACCGTCAACTGGCAGCTCTACCTTCTGTGCGTCCTGCCGATCGCCTGGCTGATCATCTTCATGTACATTCCGATGTACGGGAACCTGATCGCCTTCAAGCGCTACGTCCCGACCCTCGGCGTGCTCGGCAGCCCCTGGGTCGGCTTCGACAACTTCATCCGCTTCTTCAAGTCCTACCGCTTCTTCCAGGTGCTGTGGAACACCTTCTACCTGAGCTTCTACGACCTGCTGGTCGGCTTCCCGATCCCGATCGCGCTCGCCCTGGTGCTCCACTACATGCCGATCGCGCGCTACAAGAAGACCGTACAGATGGTCACCTATGCGCCGCACTTCATCTCGACGGTGGTGATGGTGGGCATCATCTTCAAGCTCGGCTCGCAGCGCATCGGGCTGGTCAACGTCTTGCTCGCGGGGCTGGGCCTGCCGGAGGTCAACTTCCTGGGCAGCTCGCAGTTGTTCGGCCACGTGTTCGTGTGGACCAACGTGTGGCAGCAGATGGGCTGGGGCACCATCATCTACCTGGCGGCGCTGTCGGCGGTCGATCCCGAGTTGCACGAGTCGGCCACCGTGGACGGCGCCTCCATCTGGCAGCGGATGCGCCATATCGACATACCCGGCATCCTGCCCACGGTGATCATCCTGCTGATCCTGCGCGCCGGCATGATCCTGCAGGTCGGCTTCGAGAAGGTGTTCCTGCTGCAGAACAACCTCAACATCGAGGCGTCGGAGGTGATCCAGACATACGTCTACAAGATCGGAATCGCCAGCCGCAACCCGAACTTCCACTACGCCACGGCGATCGGGCTGTTCCAGAACGTGGTGATGTTCCTGATGCTGATCG